GCACCACAGGCGACGGGAATGCGGAGCTCCTGAACTCGGATGTGCTCACTGGCGGTTCCAACTACGAGGACTCTTCCGCGGATTTGACTCAGGATAACACGTACTACGTGACTACTGttgtggatggagaggagagcgaTGCGAGTGAAAGCTGGACACTTAAAGCCGACGCCGAAACCGGCCCGTATTTCCGCATTCCGATCGAATCTGGCGGGGCTATTCGATATATCTGGGTTGGGGATCTGGACGGGGATGGCGAGTATGACTTTGTCGTTGACCGGCAGGAGACGCCGCAGCGGCTGGAGGCGTACCGGCGCGATGGAAAGCGGTTGTGGGAAGTGAATCTGGGTCCGAATAGTGAGAATCAGGACAATATTGAGCCCGGGTCCTCGGCCATTGATTTGGGGCACACAGATGGCGTCACGGTTTATGActttgatggcgatggctaCGCAGAGGTTGCGCTGCGCATTTCCAACGGCGTAGTCTTTGGTGATGGCAAGACGTTCGAgtatgacgatgatgatcaCCAGTTTGTTGCCTTTCTTGATGGGCAGACTGGGGCTCTGCGCGCGACTGGGGAGGTGCCGGATGATTATATTGAAGACGGGCCTATGGCTGTGCGCTTTGGTGTTGGGTATCTTGACGGAGAGCGCCCGCATCTCGTTGCCTATATGAAGAACCGGAAGGATAGTGGTGAGTTCAACCTCATCGAAGCGGCGTATACGTTTGATGGCAGCTCTGTGGATCTGGCATGGGCCTGGAATCGCGATGACCAGGACGCCCCGGACGGCCACAATACCCGGATCATCGACGTGGATGGCGACGGGGTGGACGAGGTCGCTGAAATCGGATTCATGCTGAACGGCGATGGCACTCTGCGATATTCCCTCGGTCCAGCTGGGGTTGTCCATGGTGATCGGTGGCACATTGCGAAGATTGACCCCAGCCGTGATGGCCTCCAGGGGTACGGCGTGCAGCAGGATAACCCATCGTTGCTGTACGAGTACTACTATGATGCCACCAACGGCACCATCATCTGGGAGCACGATGGCGCGGAAGAAGGCGACAACGGCCGTGGAATGGCCGCCGACATTGACCCGAACTACGACGGCATGGAGACCTGGTCGTTCCTCGGCCTCTACAACGCCGCGTCGGATGAACTGACCCAGGATGAGGACGCGTATCCGTATCCCCAGCTCAGTGTATGGTGGGACGGCGACGAGCTGCGCGAGCTCATCAACGACGGAAACATCAACAAGTGGGACTATGAGGCTGGCTCTATTAAGCGCCTCGTTACAACGTATCGTTACGACGCAGCTACAGCGGACGGTGATCCCATGTTCCAGGGCGATATCCTGGGCGACTGGCGCGAGGAGCTGGTCTTTACCAACGGCGACTATAGCGAGTTGTTTATTTTCACCACCGACCAGCCGTCCGATATACGGTTGTACACGTTGATGCATAATCCGGCTTATCGAAACGGGGTGACCCTCAAGGGCTATGTTCAGGATAGCCATGTCGATTACTTCTTGGGAGCAGGCATGGAGACGCCTGAGGCTCCTAATATCACCTATGTCGGGGCGTAGGTATAGCAGAAAAGCAGTAATGCTGCGAAGCCAGGGCTCACCACGGTTAtgattataattaaatttgAAACTGCTTTCTCTTGGGTGTTCTCCCGGTATTTAATTCCTTTAGGACTCAGCAAGCGAGGACTGGTTGACTGCACCGTCAGCATATGGCCAACTCAATGGGCGTGAGATCGCTGCCG
This sequence is a window from Aspergillus puulaauensis MK2 DNA, chromosome 6, nearly complete sequence. Protein-coding genes within it:
- a CDS encoding uncharacterized protein (CAZy:PL11;~COG:S;~EggNog:ENOG410PUF7;~InterPro:IPR013783,IPR041624,IPR034641;~PFAM:PF18370;~SECRETED:SignalP(1-24)); this encodes MWITKHLAVATATAILSVFTAAHAQRPMENLGRGVVAIRSADDAAFISWRVLGLDPEDIGFNLYRTTGDGNAELLNSDVLTGGSNYEDSSADLTQDNTYYVTTVVDGEESDASESWTLKADAETGPYFRIPIESGGAIRYIWVGDLDGDGEYDFVVDRQETPQRLEAYRRDGKRLWEVNLGPNSENQDNIEPGSSAIDLGHTDGVTVYDFDGDGYAEVALRISNGVVFGDGKTFEYDDDDHQFVAFLDGQTGALRATGEVPDDYIEDGPMAVRFGVGYLDGERPHLVAYMKNRKDSGEFNLIEAAYTFDGSSVDLAWAWNRDDQDAPDGHNTRIIDVDGDGVDEVAEIGFMLNGDGTLRYSLGPAGVVHGDRWHIAKIDPSRDGLQGYGVQQDNPSLLYEYYYDATNGTIIWEHDGAEEGDNGRGMAADIDPNYDGMETWSFLGLYNAASDELTQDEDAYPYPQLSVWWDGDELRELINDGNINKWDYEAGSIKRLVTTYRYDAATADGDPMFQGDILGDWREELVFTNGDYSELFIFTTDQPSDIRLYTLMHNPAYRNGVTLKGYVQDSHVDYFLGAGMETPEAPNITYVGA